The following proteins come from a genomic window of Bactrocera tryoni isolate S06 chromosome 1, CSIRO_BtryS06_freeze2, whole genome shotgun sequence:
- the LOC120782692 gene encoding neuropeptide CCHamide-2 — translation MTSSVSFLLLMICAIVLAAQQGQAKKGCNAYGQACYGGHGKRSLGSLTDEMLANSAYRNERDELHPNELLQAMPNEATGLLPEREIDTYPRYRLIKFMRSLLGGHLKRPVERANEIDYPISAEAFSRDNSNNFN, via the exons ATGACTTCTTCAGTATCCTTCCTGTTGTTGATGATCTGTGCGATCGTGCTGGCGGCACAGCAAGGCCAAGCAAAGA AGGGCTGCAACGCATATGGACAAGCTTGTTACGGTGGACACGGAAAACGTTCGCTGGGCTCCTTAACGGATGAAATGCTGGCAAATAGTGCATACAGAAACGAAAGAGACGAATTGCATCCCAACGAATTGCTGCAAGCAATGCCTAATGAAGCGACAGGACTATTACCGGAGAGAGAAATTGACACATACCCCAGATATCGACTCATCAAGTTTATGAGGTCATTG CTGGGTGGACATCTGAAGCGACCTGTTGAGCGAGCCAATGAAATCGACTACCCCATCTCAGCCGAGGCGTTTAGCCgggacaacagcaacaacttcaATTAA